One genomic window of Cydia splendana chromosome 16, ilCydSple1.2, whole genome shotgun sequence includes the following:
- the LOC134798395 gene encoding probable protein BRICK1-B yields the protein MATPPRETIQKTIQQDWANREYIEVITGSIKKITDFLNSFDMSCRSRLATLNEKLTSLERKIDYLEACVTKGETLT from the exons atggcTACGCCGCCACGGGAAACTATTCAGAAGACAATTCAGCAAGACTGGGCCAACAGAGAATACATTGAAGTCATTACGGGGAGCATAAAAAAGATAACAGACTTCCTCAATTCCTTCG ATATGTCTTGTAGATCACGCCTAGCTACGTTAAACGAGAAATTGACATCTTTGGAGAGGAAAATTGATTACTTGGAGGCCTGC GTCACAAAAGGGGAGACATTAACATAA
- the LOC134798394 gene encoding 3-ketoacyl-CoA thiolase, mitochondrial-like isoform X2 has translation MALRSKGVFIVGAKRTPFCSYGGPFREMPASHIFASAAKAAIMSANVDPNAIDNTVVGNVNFLSQCDGGKTARYCGLYSGVPIYKPALGVSKACGTGLQAIITSALDILTGSAKLSLTGGTENMSSLPLLVRNIRFGTSLGASYKLEEYITEQYLDSNVGLTLQQMAEEVGKSCGVSRAEADEFALQSHLKWKAGYENKVFDAEVVSVKAKTKKKEVVVAKDELPRTFITVEHLSCLPPVTGLSIVTEGNSSSPADGAAALLLANSEAVEQQNLQPLARVVGWACVGTDPRDATGAVPAVRKLLEVMEMTVDDVDLFEINETFATATLAAARALHIEDRVNQHGGALALGHAPAATGARMAVHLAHLISQNKAKRSIAASSCGGGQGVAIMLEHI, from the exons atggcgCTGAGATCTAAAG GTGTATTCATAGTTGGCGCGAAAAGAACGCCATTTTGTAGTTATGGCGGGCCTTTTAGAGAGATGCCAGCTTCGCACATTTTCGCCTCTGCGGCAAAAGCAGCGATTATGTCAGCCAATGTCGATCCTAATGCCATCGACAATACTGTCGTTGGAAACGTTAATTTt TTGAGCCAATGCGACGGCGGAAAGACCGCACGGTACTGTGGCCTGTATTCAGGAGTGCCAATATACAAGCCAGCTTTAGGAGTCAGCAAAGCTTGCGGGACTGGTCTTCAGGCCATTATTACGAGTGCTTTG gataTCTTAACAGGTTCAGCAAAATTATCCCTTACAGGCGGGACAGAGAACATGTCCTCTCTCCCGCTCTTAGTCCGGAACATCCGCTTTGGTACTTCTTTAGGAGCATCATATAAACTAGAAGAGTACATAACTGAACAGTACTTGGATTCAAATGTAGGGTTGACACTGCAGCAGATGGCTGAAGAGGTGGGAAAGAGCTGTGGAGTATCGAGGGCCGAGGCCGATGAGTTTGCTCTGCAGAGCCATTTGAAATGGAAGGCAG GTTATGAAAACAAAGTGTTCGACGCCGAAGTAGTAAGTGTAAAAGCCAAAACGAAGAAAAAAGAAGTAGTGGTGGCAAAGGACGAACTCCCACGGACTTTCATCACCGTTGAGCACCTTAGTTGCCTGCCTCCTGTTACAGGACTTTCGATTGTCACTGAAGGGAATTCCTCG AGTCCTGCCGACGGCGCCGCAGCGCTACTCCTAGCAAACTCAGAAGCCGTGGAACAGCAAAACCTCCAGCCGCTAGCTAGAGTGGTTGGCTGGGCGTGCGTGGGGACAGACCCGAGGGACGCGACAGGGGCAGTGCCGGCCGTTAGAAAACTGTTGGAGGTTATGGAGATGACTGTGGACGATGTGGACTTGTTTGAG ATCAATGAAACCTTCGCCACAGCTACGCTTGCCGCAGCGCGGGCACTTCATATAGAAGACAGAGTGAATCAGCATGGCGGTGCATTGGCTCTGGGTCACGCCCCCGCAGCTACCGGCGCTCGTATGGCAGTTCATTTGGCGCACCTAATTAG cCAGAATAAAGCGAAAAGGAGTATAGCAGCCTCTAGCTGTGGAGGTGGCCAGGGTGTTGCCATTATGTTAGAACACATTTAG
- the LOC134798394 gene encoding 3-ketoacyl-CoA thiolase, mitochondrial-like isoform X1, translating into MQLIDMSLLNNIYLHYVNQTRIMLISLLIRTGVFIVGAKRTPFCSYGGPFREMPASHIFASAAKAAIMSANVDPNAIDNTVVGNVNFLSQCDGGKTARYCGLYSGVPIYKPALGVSKACGTGLQAIITSALDILTGSAKLSLTGGTENMSSLPLLVRNIRFGTSLGASYKLEEYITEQYLDSNVGLTLQQMAEEVGKSCGVSRAEADEFALQSHLKWKAGYENKVFDAEVVSVKAKTKKKEVVVAKDELPRTFITVEHLSCLPPVTGLSIVTEGNSSSPADGAAALLLANSEAVEQQNLQPLARVVGWACVGTDPRDATGAVPAVRKLLEVMEMTVDDVDLFEINETFATATLAAARALHIEDRVNQHGGALALGHAPAATGARMAVHLAHLISQNKAKRSIAASSCGGGQGVAIMLEHI; encoded by the exons ATGCAATTAATAGACATGAGCCTATTGAATAACATTTACTTACATTATGTAAATCAAACTCGTATAATGTTAATTAGTCTTTTAATTCGTACAGGTGTATTCATAGTTGGCGCGAAAAGAACGCCATTTTGTAGTTATGGCGGGCCTTTTAGAGAGATGCCAGCTTCGCACATTTTCGCCTCTGCGGCAAAAGCAGCGATTATGTCAGCCAATGTCGATCCTAATGCCATCGACAATACTGTCGTTGGAAACGTTAATTTt TTGAGCCAATGCGACGGCGGAAAGACCGCACGGTACTGTGGCCTGTATTCAGGAGTGCCAATATACAAGCCAGCTTTAGGAGTCAGCAAAGCTTGCGGGACTGGTCTTCAGGCCATTATTACGAGTGCTTTG gataTCTTAACAGGTTCAGCAAAATTATCCCTTACAGGCGGGACAGAGAACATGTCCTCTCTCCCGCTCTTAGTCCGGAACATCCGCTTTGGTACTTCTTTAGGAGCATCATATAAACTAGAAGAGTACATAACTGAACAGTACTTGGATTCAAATGTAGGGTTGACACTGCAGCAGATGGCTGAAGAGGTGGGAAAGAGCTGTGGAGTATCGAGGGCCGAGGCCGATGAGTTTGCTCTGCAGAGCCATTTGAAATGGAAGGCAG GTTATGAAAACAAAGTGTTCGACGCCGAAGTAGTAAGTGTAAAAGCCAAAACGAAGAAAAAAGAAGTAGTGGTGGCAAAGGACGAACTCCCACGGACTTTCATCACCGTTGAGCACCTTAGTTGCCTGCCTCCTGTTACAGGACTTTCGATTGTCACTGAAGGGAATTCCTCG AGTCCTGCCGACGGCGCCGCAGCGCTACTCCTAGCAAACTCAGAAGCCGTGGAACAGCAAAACCTCCAGCCGCTAGCTAGAGTGGTTGGCTGGGCGTGCGTGGGGACAGACCCGAGGGACGCGACAGGGGCAGTGCCGGCCGTTAGAAAACTGTTGGAGGTTATGGAGATGACTGTGGACGATGTGGACTTGTTTGAG ATCAATGAAACCTTCGCCACAGCTACGCTTGCCGCAGCGCGGGCACTTCATATAGAAGACAGAGTGAATCAGCATGGCGGTGCATTGGCTCTGGGTCACGCCCCCGCAGCTACCGGCGCTCGTATGGCAGTTCATTTGGCGCACCTAATTAG cCAGAATAAAGCGAAAAGGAGTATAGCAGCCTCTAGCTGTGGAGGTGGCCAGGGTGTTGCCATTATGTTAGAACACATTTAG
- the LOC134798396 gene encoding 3-ketoacyl-CoA thiolase, mitochondrial-like, with protein sequence MAVAINRGIFIVGAKRTPFGRYGGKLRDVQPSDLLATAAKDAFKASGIAPSIVDTVNIGQVNVLSGSSDGGLAPRHAALKSGVPQEKPALGVNRLCGSGFQAIVNSAQDIITGAAQVSLAGGTENMSAVPFVVRNVRFGTALGQKIDFEDSLTRGSLDTQCNFTMPETAENLAERYKLQRSEVDAFALQSQQRWKAAFDNGVFNEEMSPVTVKVKKQDVVVSVDEHPRPQTTAEDLARLPVLFRKGGVVTAGNSSGVNDGAGAIILANEEAVSKHSLKPIARLLGWSFVGVDPSVMGIGPVPAIQSLLAVNKLSLKDIDLIEINEAFAAQTLACVKELGIEQSKLNVNGGAVALGHPVGASGARITAHLAYELRRRGLKRGIGSACIGGGQGIALLIETV encoded by the exons ATGGCAGTGGCAATCAACAGAG GTATCTTCATCGTAGGGGCCAAGCGCACGCCCTTCGGGCGCTATGGCGGTAAGCTGCGAGATGTCCAACCATCAGATCTACTGGCGACTGCTGCCAAAGACGCTTTCAAAGCGAGTGGCATCGCACCATCCATCGTTGACACTGTCAACATCGGACAAGTCAATGTG CTAAGTGGGTCTTCAGACGGCGGTTTAGCGCCTCGTCACGCCGCTCTAAAGTCCGGGGTCCCACAAGAGAAGCCAGCACTTGGTGTTAACAGGCTCTGTGGCTCAGGCTTCCAGGCTATCGTCAACAGTGCACAG GACATCATAACAGGCGCAGCGCAGGTCTCTCTTGCCGGCGGCACAGAGAACATGTCTGCCGTCCCGTTCGTCGTTCGCAACGTCCGTTTCGGTACAGCTTTAGGTCAAAAAATAGACTTCGAAGACTCACTAACGCGGGGCTCGTTGGACACACAGTGCAACTTCACCATGCCTGAAACGGCAGAGAATTTAGCTGAGCGATACAAGCTACAGCGAAGTGAGGTTGACGCCTTCGCGCTGCAGTCGCAACAGAGGTGGAAGGCTG CCTTCGATAACGGCGTGTTCAACGAAGAAATGTCCCCAGTGACTGTAAAGGTCAAGAAACAGGATGTGGTCGTGTCTGTTGATGAGCATCCTCGGCCGCAGACCACGGCTGAAGACCTGGCGAGGTTACCTGTGCTGTTCCGCAAGGGCGGTGTGGTCACTGCTGGGAATTCCTCG GGTGTGAACGACGGAGCCGGCGCCATCATCCTAGCCAACGAGGAAGCGGTCTCGAAGCACAGCCTAAAGCCTATAGCCCGTCTGCTAGGCTGGTCCTTCGTTGGTGTGGACCCCAGCGTCATGGGCATTGGGCCTGTGCCGGCCATCCAGAGTCTGCTGGCCGTTAACAAGCTCAGCTTGAAGGATATTGACCTTATTGAA ATCAACGAAGCGTTCGCAGCACAAACCCTGGCCTGCGTTAAGGAGCTGGGCATAGAGCAGAGCAAACTAAACGTGAACGGGGGCGCCGTGGCGCTCGGGCACCCGGTCGGCGCCTCGGGCGCCAGGATCACTGCGCATCTAGCTTACGAATTGAG gcgCCGTGGACTAAAGAGAGGCATCGGATCTGCTTGCATCGGCGGCGGACAGGGCATCGCTTTATTGATTGAAACTGTTTAG